The Chitinophaga niabensis genomic interval ATTGATGGAACCATCGCCGCCTACAGCTACTACGGTATCTACTCCCCGCTGAACAGCTTCACGCGCAAGGTCTGTTCCATGGCCAAGGTATTGCAGGTAGGTGGTTTCAACTGCAAACCGGTCTGCCGGGAGTTGCTGGCGGATAACCAATCCCAGTTGCTTTTCACGATCGGTACCGGCTTTACGGTTGATGATGATCAGGATCTTTCTCATTTGTTGGGGTGGATAACGGCTTTAAGGCTCAGATCAAGACTTACGGCATGGTGAATGATAGCACCTACGGAAACAAAGTCCACACCCGTTTTTGCATAAGCTTCCACATTCGCTAAAGTGATGCCGCCGGAAGCTTCCGTTTCATATTTTCCATTGATCAGTTCCAGTGCGGCGGGGATCTGTTCCGGCGTGAAATTGTCCAGCATAATGCGGTGTACATTTCCTACGGCCAGTATTTCCCGTACATCGTTCAGGCTGCGCGCCTCTACTTCTATCTGTAAGTTCAGTCCTTTCTTTTGCAGGTAATCCACCACATTATTTACTGCCGGTGTGATGCCTCCGCAGAAATCTATATGGTTGTCTTTCAGCATCACCATATCGTACAAGCCCATGCGATGATTTACGCCCCCTCCTATGCGTACGGCTTCTTTTTCCAGCATGCGGAAATTGGGAGTGGTTTTACGGGTATCGAGCACTTTGGTATGATAACCTTTAAGACGGTCTGTGTATTGCCGGGTGAGGGTGGCAATGCCACTCATCCGCTGCATGCAGTTGAGTACCAGGCGTTCTGCCATGAGCAAAGTATGTACGGCAGCATCTACCTCAAAAGCCAGTTCACCGGGCTGCATGGTATCGCCGTCGTTTTTGAAAGGGCGGAACTCCGTGAACATATCCAGGTAGCGGAAAACAGCTTCGGCCACTTCCATGCCTGCCAATACCCCGGCCTCTTTGATCTTCAGCTGCGCGGTGCCTTTTGTGGCAGGGGGAATGGAAGCCATTGTGCTATGGTCTCCATTGCCAATATCTTCTGCCAGCGCGCTGCTGATAAAGTTGTTCAATGCTTCTTTTTGTAACATGTAAACTGCTGGTTTGAAATAAAGCGGCAAGTTACATAAATCCCTTTGAGATAAAGCCTGGCACAAAAAAGGCCGCCTGCCGGCAGCCTTTCAATCTCTCTCTTCTTAAGCTAAATTTCCGTTATTTATTTTCGAACCTTAATTCATTCAGTACAAACGTTGCTCCTTTCTTTTGGAGAAAAAATGAGATACGATAACTTCCTGCTGAAGTTACGAGGGTACCCACGCCAAAGAATCCGCTGCCTTCCTGACCACCTTTGTGGATGAGCTCGAAGGACTTCACATTGTTTTTGCTAAAGAAATCTTTCAAAATGATCTCGGCTTGCGCTTTACTGTAGGAATTTGACTTCCCCATCATGTTGATCTCCACAGTGTTATCCAGATTCTTGCCCAGGCTGGCGGCATCCCCTTGCTTGATGGCGCTGATCACATCTTCAAATGGCCCGGCCATCAAAGTGAAGGCCGTAAACATTCCGCATGCTATCAGTACCCCCAGTGCAAAGATTAACTTTTTCATTATCCGTTTTTTTGATCGAACTATACTTTTATCAACTGTAGCAGGTGCCAAAACTATGCCAAATTGCTGATGTTCAATAATATCCCATCATTGTGCTATGTAGGTTTCAGGCTTATTATTCTAAATAATTGATATATGTGTAGTTGGGTCTTTCTTAAAAATTTAACCCTTAAAAGGGATGTTATTATTAATTTCACGACCCGATTCATTCATTCACACAACGGACAAAAACTGTATGGAAAACAAAAGAGCGATCCTGGTTATTATGGACGGCTGGGGGCAGGGTCAGGTTCCTGCCGCAGACGCTATAGCACACGCAAACACCCCCTTTGTAGATAGTTTATATGAGCAATACCCCCATGGCCAGCTGATCACCTGTGGTGAACAGGTAGGCCTTCCGGATGGCCAGATGGGCAATTCAGAAGTAGGGCACCTCAATATTGGCGCAGGCCGTATCGTATACCAGGAGCTGCAACGCATTAATGTAGCCATCCGTACAGGAGAACTGGCAGCCAGCAAAGTATTGCAGGCCTCTATGGATTATGCGCTGAACAACGATAAGGCCCTTCACCTGATAGGTCTTGTCAGCGATGGCGGCGTGCATTCTCACATCTCCCACCTGAAAGCCCTTATCAGCATTGCACATCAGCGTGGCCTGAAAAAGGTGTTCATCCATGCATTTACAGATGGCCGTGATACAGATCCCAAAGGTGGTTTTGCCTACCTGGAGGACCTACAGCAACATTTACAACAAACTACCGGGCAGATTGCTTCCGTAACAGGGCGTTATTATGCCATGGACCGTGATAAACGCTGGGAGCGTGTGAAACTGGCTTACGATGCTATGGTGCATGGTACCGGTACTCCTACACAAAATGCCCCCCTGGCCGTAAAAGCTTCTTATGCAGACGGGGTGACGGATGAATTCATCAAACCGATCATTACGGTAAATGACCAGCAGCAGCCTATTGCCACTATCAAAGAAGGCGATGCGGTACTTTGCTTCAACTTCAGAACAGACCGCTGCCGCGAGATCACAGAAGTACTTACCCAGCAGGCTTTCCCTGATTTCGGTATGCAACCGCTGGCCCTGAACTATACTACCATCACGGAATATGACAAATCCTTCAAGGGAGTACATATCATTTTCGATAACGACAACCTGGTGATGACACTGGGCGAAGTATTGGAAAAACATGGTAAAACCCAGATCCGTATCGCAGAAACCGAGAAATACCCACACGTTTCCTTCTTTTTCTCCGGCGGCCGCGAAACGCCGTTTGTTGGTGAAAGACGTTTACTGGCCCCTTCTCCTAAAGTAGCCACTTACGATCTGAAGCCGGAAATGAGTGCCCCGGAGCTGGCAGACCTGATCGTTCCTGAACTGGAACAACGGACTACAGACTTTATCGTACTCAATTTCGCGAATGCGGACATGGTAGGGCATACAGGTGTATGGCCTGCTGTGATCAAAGCAGTAGAAACGGTGGATGCCTGTGTGGCAAAAGTGGTGACCACTGCCCTGCTGAACGACTACGTGATCTTCCTGACCGCAGATCATGGTAATGCGGATTACATGATCAATGAGGATGGTACCCCTAATACGGCACACTCCCTGAACCCTGTTCCTTTCTTTATCATCAGCCAGGACTTTAAGGGTGATGTGAAGAACGGTAAACTGGGAGATATTGCGCCTACTATCCTGCATTTCATGGGTCTCCCCATTCCCCCTGAAATGACTGGTGATCTATTGGTTTAACAATCATATTCTTATCAGGAAGAGTTGAGTTGCTGTCAGTTGCAACTCAACTCTTTATATTTTAGCCCTCCTGTAACTTTTCTCTCCCCAGCCCCGTTTTACTTTCAAATTCATCCCCCTATGCGTACCATGCTGTTTAAACTCCCCGTTATAATAGCCGGTTTTCTGGCTTTTAGTGGATGTGTTAAGGAAAAGTGCAGCAGGATCACCACGACAACTATTTATACGCCGGTATATATGGCGAAAGCTGATTATTGGGCAAGCGTAAAATCAGAAACACCCAAGGAAATAGGTATTCCGGGCAAGATCTACGTGAAAGACCAATACATCTTTGTAAATGAAATACAGAAAGGGATCCATGTCATAGACAACAGCAATCCCCGGGAACCTAAGAATGTAGCGTTCCTGAACATCCGGGGAAATGTGGACATCGCTATTAAGGGGAATACTTTATACGCAGACAGTTATGCGGACCTCGTTGTGTTCAATATCATCGATCCGCTTCATATTTCATTTGTTAAAAAACTGGATAATATCATTGCTTACCCGATCAATTCCGCTGGGTTAATGATGGGTCAGTCTGTCCGGAACAATGATAGCATAGTGGTTGGGTATACTACCAGGGATACCACTTATGAGTGTGAATGTGCGAAGAGGGATGAATACCTGGTATATGATGCCGCTTACAGTTCTAACTCCGCTGCTTTTAAATCCAACAGCGGAACAGGAAAAGGTGGCTCCATGGCGCGTTTCACCATTGCAAAAGATTATTTATATACGGTTAACTGGAGCCAGGTGAAGGCATTCGACATCAGTAATGCAGCCAATCCGGTTCACAAAGGAGAACAAAATATACCAGGCGGAGGCATTGAAACGATCTTCCCATATGGCGAATATCTTTTTATTGGCAGCAGCAACGCCATGCACATTTATGATATCATCGATCCGGCAGCTCCGAAGAAACGCTCTACGGCTACCCACTTCAGGGCCTGCGATCCCGTGGTGGTGGAAGGAACAAAAGCTTATGTAACCGTAAGGAGTGGCGCGGCCTGTGGTGGTAGTATTAATGAGCTGCAGGTTTTTGATGTGTCCAATGTAGACCAGCCGGTTAAGCTGGCCAGCTACCAGATGAAGAATCCCTTTGGCCTGGGCGTAAGCAATGGCAAGTTGTTCATCTGCGAAGGAGCTTTCGGATTAAGGTTCATGCAGGGAGCAGACTTCGCTTCCATCAGCACTACCAAGCTCATAGAAGGCCTGACCACCTACGATGTAATACCTTATAGTGACAAGAACCTGCTGGTAAGTGCGGCGGACGGAGTATATCAATATGACTACTCCGCCATGAATAACCCGGTATTATTAAGCAAGATCAATATTAAAAAACGCTAGTTTCTACATAGTTGAAAATTTTAGTGCTCTCGACAGATTTGCTCATGCATCAGATGCGCCGTTTTCACGGCGCATTATTTTTTTATGGGGGATTGTGGATTCACCATTAAATTTGCTGACATGAGACCATTGTTATTGTGTATGTTAATGGGCATGGCAGGTTGCAATCTTCAACAGGAGAAGCCAGCTGTCACAGCAAAAGATACCAGTTACCGCGCACTTGGCAATTATTGCCTGGAAGAAATTGCCCGTTTAAAGGAACAGCAGATGCAAATGACAAAGGTCGTGCGGCTCAATGGTGTTACCGATTCTGTGAAAACAACGGACCTTGAAAACCTGTTCCGCCCCCTGATGGATGCAGATATCAGCAAAGCTTCCCTTTCAGACGCTTATTCCCGGGATACTATCGCTGACCAGTTAGGGGCAGACACCACTTTCATCTTTCTTTCCAAAGGCAAGCAAACCCGCCCTTACCAGCTGATCCTGGATGTGGACAAACAAGGTTATATCAAAACCGCCCATGCCACTTCCCATACTTCCAACCTTGTATATGAATACCGGCAGGAAGTATTTTATGAACGCAATAAGCAATTAAGGGTGGTCACTTATCAAAAGATCGTTTTCATGAAACCGGAGAATATGGAAGTACAAACATTCTTCCATCCTTCAACGCATAAGATATGACAGCAGCGGAATTTCAACAGGTAGCACATACATTACCTACGGATGCCGGCATTTACAAGTATTTTGGAGCAGACGGCGAACTACTCTATATCGGTAAGGCTAAAAGCCTGCGTAAAAGGGTGAGTTCTTATTTTGTTAAAAACCACGACAACTATAAAACACGTAAACTGGTAGAAACAATTCACCACATAGAGTTTACGATCGTTGATTCCGAACAGGATGCCTTTTTGCTGGAGAACTCACTGATCAAACAGTTCCAGCCCAAATACAACATTAACCTGAAGGATGATAAGAGTTATCCTTTCATTGTTATCAAACATGAACCTTTCCCGCGCATTTTCCTGACCCGCCGCATTATCCGCGATGGTTCCGAATACCTTGGCCCTTTTACTTCTGTAGGCCGTGTGCGCGAAGTGCTGGAGCTGATCAAATACAGTATTCCTTTGCGGACCTGCAGCCTCAATCTCAGCCAGCAGAACATCAATAAAGGTAAAATGAAAGTTTGCCTGGAATATCACCTGGGTAACTGTAAAGGGCCTTGCGAAGGATTGCAGACAGAAGAAGATTACCGGGAAGGTTTGCAGCAGGTGAAAGAGATCCTTCGCGGAAACCTCACGCCCGTTCTCAATATTTTCCGTACACGCATGCAGGAGCATGCGGCTAATATGGAATTTGAAAAAGCAGAAATAGAACGAAAGAAGATTGAAGGCCTCCAGGCTTACAAAGCGAGATCCGCCATCGTTAGCGCAACAGTTGGGAATGTAGATGTATTCACCATCCTCAGCGAAGGTAACTTTGCTTACGTGAATTACCTGCGGGTGCTGAACGGTACCATCGTAGATACTAAAACAGTAACGCTGGAAAAGAAACTGGAAGAATCAGATGAAGAAGTGATGGCCTACGCCATTGCTTATCTACGGGAAGCTTTCCAAAGCCTTGCCAGGGAGATCATCCTACCCTTTGCTGTAGAGTTTCCGGAAGAAGGTATTACTGTCACCATTCCCAAAGGAGGAGATAAAAAGAAATTGCTGGACCTTTCCACCAAGAACGTTAACTACTTCACGGAAGAACTCAAGAAGAAAAAGATGTTGCAGCTGGAAGGGAAAAGTGATATGGAACGGAAAAAAGTGCTGTACCAGTTACAGGCAGACCTTGAACTGCAGGACCTTCCCGTACATATTGAGTGTTTCGATAACTCTAACTTCCAGGGTAGTTACCCGGTTTCCGCCTGTGTGGTATTTAAAGATGGGGTGGCTTCCAAAAAAGATTACCGCCACTTTAATATTAAAACAGTGGAAGGTATTAACGACTTCGCTTCTATGTCTGAAGTAGTATACCGCCGTTATAATCGTTTGCTGGCAGAACAGCAACCTTTACCACAGCTGGTGATCATAGATGGTGGTAAAGGTCAGCTGGGCGCGGCGATGGATAGCATTAACAAATTAAACCTGATTGGAAGTATGACGGTGGTTGGCCTTGCGAAAAATGAAGAAGAGATCTTCTTCCCCGGCGATAAGGAAAGCATTAAACTTCCTTATGACAGTGAAAGCCTCAAGCTGATCCGCCGCATCCGGGATGAGGTACACCGTTTTGGTATTACTTTCCATCGTTTAAAAAGAAGTAAAGGCACTTTCAAGAATGAACTGGAAGAGATCAGGGGTATTGGTGAAAGTACGGCCACACAACTATTACAGGTCTTTCGTTCTGTTAACAAAGTAAAGCAGGCTTCGATGGAAGAATTAGTGAAGGAAGTGGGTCAAAAGAAAGCACAGTTGATCTGGCAACATTTTCATGAAAACTTACGTTAATGAGAGAGCCCGGTTTGAGAACCAGGCTCCTTTCCCCAAGTTAACCATTAAAAGACACAGATTTATTTTTGAATTCCGGTGATCACCGGAAGATTCGGCGGTGTTGTTTTCAGCACAATTTCTACCCCTCCTTCCGCTTACTAAAGTAGGATTCGCCTCGTATAACATTTGTTAAGAATTTGTTATCGGTGAAAAATAGTAACAAGCATTAAACCTTCTCCCAATACGGGTTTACAGGGCTTTTTCCAACAGCAGTAGTTATTAACCAACATTCCCTGTCAGGTACTGCATAGATACCGCAGTGAAGCCTCCGCCACCATAAGCAAGCATTGCACGAAGCGCCTGTAACATGTGCCGTTGCTGATGTGCGATAAGGAATCGGAAAGTATCGCCGGCGGACATTTTAATGAAACGTGTTAATGAAGTGGGAATGCGGAAATGCCCGATATCAGTAGTTTCTGCGCGACGCAGTAATTCCAGCATCTGCTCCTGCTGCGAAATAAATTCTTTTATTACCAATGCTGCATCCGGTTGCTGCACGGGACGATATCCCTGGGGTGCCTGCATGCGCGACCGCAAAGCACCGTCTGGCTTGGGCTGCATGAGATTGGTAAAATAATTTCCTAACCAGCCGCTTTTAAATAAAGGTTTTGCGGGAATGCGTTGCTGCTCTCCTTTGCTGATCGCTTTATGCAATTGAGGCAGGTAATAATGGCCATAGCTGTTGAGGTGATCAAGGCATTGGATCACACTCCAGCTACCGGGAGCAGGTTGCTGCAATAGTACAGCATGGGGCTGCTGCTCTATGCGCGTACGCATTACATGTAACAGGTTGTTAACATCGTTACTAAGGTCCTGTAATAAATTGGCAGCGTTAAATGTGGGCATAATGTATTGTTTAGATCTGGTTACAAAATTACGCCTTGCAATTATCGGAAATCTTGATGCAGGCAAAGATTTATATGCGAACAGCTCCTAAGAGCTTGCTGAAAGTGGCGGGATCTATTCCCAGGTAAGATGCCAGGTATTTATGCGGTATCAGCTGTAATACATGGGGGCTGCGTGATAATAAACGGCGGAACTTTTGTTCCGCACCCAGGGTGAGTGTTTCAATATGCCGTTCCATCAGGCCGGCCATGGCATGTACGGTACTGATATGTACCCAATGTGCTATCAGGGGATACTGTTGCATCAAACGGGAGAGATCGGCGAAAGAAAGCCTTAAAAAGGCGCTTTTTGTAAGTGTTTCCAGGTAATACCGGGAAGGCTGCTGTAAAAAGAAGGAATCAATGATCCCTGAAAAGGAACCCGTGTAGGAAAAAATAAGTGTTGCATCCTTTTGCCCCTCATCTAAGCAAAAAGCGCGCTGCACACCTTCCAGTACATAATACAAATAACGCTCCGTGTCCCCTGCTGCAGTAAGTACTGTTTTACGCCTGGCGTTCATGGGTTGCCAGCAGGCGATCAATGCCTCCCATTCTTCATCAGGAAGAGGCACAACAGCATTTATAGTGGTCCGCAACGCTTGCATGCTCACAAGATATCATAAAAAAAACTGCCTCCCATGCAGGAAGGCAGTTTTTCATTATTGTTCGAAAGGATTTGAACGTTGTTAACAGATCAATACTGCCACAAGTCCTGCTCTTTGTTGAAGATCTTGTCTTTGATAGCCTGCCCTTCCAGGAGACGCATTACACCATCTTTGATATAGTGCTGGATCTCGCGGTTGTAAGCATTCTTTTCTTTCACTACAAAGCTGGAGAAGAAGCGCATTTCAAAGAGGTCTTCCCAGGTCATGGTAGATGCGTCGTTGTTTTGATTGTACACATCGTACTTGGCCAGAACGGGGCGCAGATCAGGGTAGTAAACCCAGAACAGCGGAATGGATGCACGAACAGAGCCATCGTCGTTGATACGGGATACCATGGGAGCGATACCCAGGATACGTACCTTCAGAGCAGATGCTTCACGATCGAAAACCCAAACTTCCTTGATCTTGTATTGCTTGATGGTTTCAGGGTTGAATTCATCCCTTGTTTCCACCATTTTCTCTTCCCCGGTTACAGGGTCGATACTTCTTACAGTCCTTACTTCACCGGTCAGGCGGGTCATGATCTCCTGGTAAGGCATCACGGTGCTGAAACGGTCGTCTATGGGACTGAAGGCTTCTACTTCCTTATTTTTAATGGAATTAAGCAGGATATTGATGAGCAGTTGGTTGGTGCCATTCTCATCTTCCACGTTGTACTGGAAGGGAATGTTCATTTTTTCCCGCACGTCTATCACTTGCCAGATCTGTTTTTCCCAGAATTTATCGTCTTCGCGGATGTGATCATATGTGATGGGCACACGGTCGCGGATAGGACTTTTCTCGGAAACACCATCTACGCGTAATGATTTACGTGGTGTATCAACCGGGGTACCTACTCCATCCTGTCTTAAAGAAGGGGGAGGTGTAGCAGGTGCCGAAGGCACATTTACAGGGTTACCGGTTGCCGGGTTTGTTACCGGTGGGTTATTCTGTTGCGTTGCAGGAGCATTACCTGCAGGCTCAGCTGTTCTTCTCCGGCGGGATTGTGCATCCGCAGAAGAAGCCAGAACTACCAGCAAAAACGCACTCCAACTGATTCTTTTCAATATTACTGCTCGCATAGCCCAGTAATTAATTTGTGTTATTAATTGATCTTGATATTAAAGTTCTGCATGGAACGTACTCTGCCATCAGGACCTTTTACTTTAATGTTCTCAAAGTAGATGAGGTCGCCTGGTTTAGCAGCGCGGATAGCTCCCTGGATATCAGATTTGTTAGGCCAGTATTCAGAGGTGGACTCACCTTCTGCATACTCACGACCTCTTGAATCGATACCCATACGGTAACCTACCACGGAGTATTTCACGCCTTCAAACAGGAAGTCTTCCAGGTCAGCACGCAGACCGCCTTGTGCTTTAAAGTCTGCTGCCTTCATAGTAGATCCTTTATTGAAACCAATTTTCATTACAGGGTCAGGAATTTGTTTCACGCGGAATTCTTTTGAATCCAGTGATTTTACTTTTCCGTCTACTTCTGCAGAAACATTGATGGTGGCTTTACCGGTCTGGCTTACTGTTACAATAAATTCGCCGGGGCCTTTTTTGGTGATGGAACCACCTCCGCCGCTGATAGAAGCCTGGATCTTTTCTGCAGGAACACCAGCCGCCGTAATGGTGATGGGGTTTTGCAGGGCAATATACAGTACGTTCATTTTATCAGCAGAGATAGAGGTAGCTGATGCACCTACTTTATAGGTCTCCGTGAAAGGACTTGTTACTTTCTGACCGTTAGGTTTTACCAGTTCCACC includes:
- the nadC gene encoding carboxylating nicotinate-nucleotide diphosphorylase; translated protein: MLQKEALNNFISSALAEDIGNGDHSTMASIPPATKGTAQLKIKEAGVLAGMEVAEAVFRYLDMFTEFRPFKNDGDTMQPGELAFEVDAAVHTLLMAERLVLNCMQRMSGIATLTRQYTDRLKGYHTKVLDTRKTTPNFRMLEKEAVRIGGGVNHRMGLYDMVMLKDNHIDFCGGITPAVNNVVDYLQKKGLNLQIEVEARSLNDVREILAVGNVHRIMLDNFTPEQIPAALELINGKYETEASGGITLANVEAYAKTGVDFVSVGAIIHHAVSLDLSLKAVIHPNK
- a CDS encoding DUF4783 domain-containing protein, which translates into the protein MKKLIFALGVLIACGMFTAFTLMAGPFEDVISAIKQGDAASLGKNLDNTVEINMMGKSNSYSKAQAEIILKDFFSKNNVKSFELIHKGGQEGSGFFGVGTLVTSAGSYRISFFLQKKGATFVLNELRFENK
- the gpmI gene encoding 2,3-bisphosphoglycerate-independent phosphoglycerate mutase, which produces MENKRAILVIMDGWGQGQVPAADAIAHANTPFVDSLYEQYPHGQLITCGEQVGLPDGQMGNSEVGHLNIGAGRIVYQELQRINVAIRTGELAASKVLQASMDYALNNDKALHLIGLVSDGGVHSHISHLKALISIAHQRGLKKVFIHAFTDGRDTDPKGGFAYLEDLQQHLQQTTGQIASVTGRYYAMDRDKRWERVKLAYDAMVHGTGTPTQNAPLAVKASYADGVTDEFIKPIITVNDQQQPIATIKEGDAVLCFNFRTDRCREITEVLTQQAFPDFGMQPLALNYTTITEYDKSFKGVHIIFDNDNLVMTLGEVLEKHGKTQIRIAETEKYPHVSFFFSGGRETPFVGERRLLAPSPKVATYDLKPEMSAPELADLIVPELEQRTTDFIVLNFANADMVGHTGVWPAVIKAVETVDACVAKVVTTALLNDYVIFLTADHGNADYMINEDGTPNTAHSLNPVPFFIISQDFKGDVKNGKLGDIAPTILHFMGLPIPPEMTGDLLV
- a CDS encoding LVIVD repeat-containing protein encodes the protein MAKADYWASVKSETPKEIGIPGKIYVKDQYIFVNEIQKGIHVIDNSNPREPKNVAFLNIRGNVDIAIKGNTLYADSYADLVVFNIIDPLHISFVKKLDNIIAYPINSAGLMMGQSVRNNDSIVVGYTTRDTTYECECAKRDEYLVYDAAYSSNSAAFKSNSGTGKGGSMARFTIAKDYLYTVNWSQVKAFDISNAANPVHKGEQNIPGGGIETIFPYGEYLFIGSSNAMHIYDIIDPAAPKKRSTATHFRACDPVVVEGTKAYVTVRSGAACGGSINELQVFDVSNVDQPVKLASYQMKNPFGLGVSNGKLFICEGAFGLRFMQGADFASISTTKLIEGLTTYDVIPYSDKNLLVSAADGVYQYDYSAMNNPVLLSKINIKKR
- the uvrC gene encoding excinuclease ABC subunit UvrC, encoding MTAAEFQQVAHTLPTDAGIYKYFGADGELLYIGKAKSLRKRVSSYFVKNHDNYKTRKLVETIHHIEFTIVDSEQDAFLLENSLIKQFQPKYNINLKDDKSYPFIVIKHEPFPRIFLTRRIIRDGSEYLGPFTSVGRVREVLELIKYSIPLRTCSLNLSQQNINKGKMKVCLEYHLGNCKGPCEGLQTEEDYREGLQQVKEILRGNLTPVLNIFRTRMQEHAANMEFEKAEIERKKIEGLQAYKARSAIVSATVGNVDVFTILSEGNFAYVNYLRVLNGTIVDTKTVTLEKKLEESDEEVMAYAIAYLREAFQSLAREIILPFAVEFPEEGITVTIPKGGDKKKLLDLSTKNVNYFTEELKKKKMLQLEGKSDMERKKVLYQLQADLELQDLPVHIECFDNSNFQGSYPVSACVVFKDGVASKKDYRHFNIKTVEGINDFASMSEVVYRRYNRLLAEQQPLPQLVIIDGGKGQLGAAMDSINKLNLIGSMTVVGLAKNEEEIFFPGDKESIKLPYDSESLKLIRRIRDEVHRFGITFHRLKRSKGTFKNELEEIRGIGESTATQLLQVFRSVNKVKQASMEELVKEVGQKKAQLIWQHFHENLR
- a CDS encoding DinB family protein; the protein is MPTFNAANLLQDLSNDVNNLLHVMRTRIEQQPHAVLLQQPAPGSWSVIQCLDHLNSYGHYYLPQLHKAISKGEQQRIPAKPLFKSGWLGNYFTNLMQPKPDGALRSRMQAPQGYRPVQQPDAALVIKEFISQQEQMLELLRRAETTDIGHFRIPTSLTRFIKMSAGDTFRFLIAHQQRHMLQALRAMLAYGGGGFTAVSMQYLTGNVG
- a CDS encoding Crp/Fnr family transcriptional regulator, whose amino-acid sequence is MQALRTTINAVVPLPDEEWEALIACWQPMNARRKTVLTAAGDTERYLYYVLEGVQRAFCLDEGQKDATLIFSYTGSFSGIIDSFFLQQPSRYYLETLTKSAFLRLSFADLSRLMQQYPLIAHWVHISTVHAMAGLMERHIETLTLGAEQKFRRLLSRSPHVLQLIPHKYLASYLGIDPATFSKLLGAVRI
- the porN gene encoding type IX secretion system ring subunit PorN/GldN → MRAVILKRISWSAFLLVVLASSADAQSRRRRTAEPAGNAPATQQNNPPVTNPATGNPVNVPSAPATPPPSLRQDGVGTPVDTPRKSLRVDGVSEKSPIRDRVPITYDHIREDDKFWEKQIWQVIDVREKMNIPFQYNVEDENGTNQLLINILLNSIKNKEVEAFSPIDDRFSTVMPYQEIMTRLTGEVRTVRSIDPVTGEEKMVETRDEFNPETIKQYKIKEVWVFDREASALKVRILGIAPMVSRINDDGSVRASIPLFWVYYPDLRPVLAKYDVYNQNNDASTMTWEDLFEMRFFSSFVVKEKNAYNREIQHYIKDGVMRLLEGQAIKDKIFNKEQDLWQY